TGTTGCCAAGTagctcaattgatgcagaaaccAGGCTGGTTCTTGTCAATGCCATCTACTTCAAAGGAAAGTGGAATGAACCGTTTGACGAAACATACACGAGGGAAATGCCCTTTAAAATAAACCAGGTGGGGGAAGCTTTTTAAATCCTGCTAGTTTGATGAAGTTGAAtggaaagatttaactctgtaaAAGCGTAAGTGACATAAGCATAAGCCAAAAGGAATTTGAAGCAAAGTATTTCTGAATGAATTTCTTAACTCAGTAGAAAAAAACGGAAGGGATAAAAGATATTTgctgcatatatgtatatatatatatgtagtgttTTATCACTGCTCTTAACTGCCTTTGATAATTTCTCATAAACCATTGCTGCCACCTAGTTTTGGAAACAAGATCTTCCAATAAGCCCAATTTACTTggctagaaagcaaaaaaaaaaaaaaaagtgttaaggtAGTGTGATATGTGGGAGTGAGAGGCAGTATAGGGCAGGGTAGGGGGAGAGAAggtgaaaacctgtctttaattcctcattttttaaatttttttttttttgagacggagtcttgctctgtcgcccaggttggagtgcagtggcgccatctcggctcactgcaagctccgcctcctgggttcacgccattctcctgcctcagcctctccgagcggctgggactacaggcgcccgcgaccacgcccggctaatttttttatatttttagtagagacggggtttcaccgtggtctcgatctcctgacctcgtgatccgcccgcctcggcctcccaaagtgctgggattacaagcgtgagccaccgcacccggccagttatttttaaaattaaagtaagttttgatttgaattgttAACTAATTATCATTAATTCAGTATTTACagctttttaatattaaaacttcGTGACAAAGACCTTAGTTTTGACATTGAAGTAAAACTTAATTAAGGCAGGCATTAGAATAATTTGCCAAATCCTCCAGCCCCTAAAAAGATACCATTTTAATGCAATTAAGAAACAAAGGCAGGTAACcctcctgcatttttttttttttttttttgagatggagtctcgcccaggctggagtgcagtggtgcgatctcggctcactgcgagctccgcctcccgggttcacgccattctcctgcctcagcctctccgagtagctgggactacaggcgcctgccaccacgcccggctaatttttttgtatttttgtatttttagtagagacggggtttcaccgtggtctcgatctcctgacctcgtgatccgcccgcctcggcctcccaaagtgctgggattacaagcgtgagccaccgcgcccggcccctcctgCATTTTTTGTAAGGTGtactttaacttaaaaaaattagttctCTAGTTgcaaagggtgggaggaggagaacTCTTCTAACCCTGGTTTtataactattttaatttttataataaatgatctgtatcaatttttaaaagcattacatTAATAAATGTAATACTTTGCTGAACTTCTGTGTGCATATGGctcttctgtattttaaaaaagtgatttccTTAGAGTATCAGAATTGAAAAGATGGGGTTAAAATACATTACTACATATGTAGGTCATTACTCTTTCTGAGAGAGTGTATCCATTTATACTCCCTGTCATGCTGTTGTGGAACTATAAGTTTCATCccactttatgattttttttctcatgtgttGGGTTGgataaataggaaaaacaatacacatttttttctaattaaatcaaaacaaatttgtatttaatttcatttgattATATTGCTTCTTAGATCTATTTGCTGAGCACAATTTAAATGAGAAACATCTTTCTCCTCTGGAAAATGTAgagtatcacattttattttgcagAATAAAACCTTTCCCAGGGTGGTACTGTGTCTGCTTGCAATGATGATACGGAGGAActggttgacttttttttttttttttagtgttaacTGGGGCATGAATGTGGCGGTTTCCATCACAGGTGCTGAAAACACTCTTGGAGGCAACTGCAGCTCCTTTGAAACTTTTAATTGCGTCTTTCAATAATCCTTCCCCCAGGAGGAGCAAAGGCCTGTGCAGATGATGTATCAGGAGGCCCCGTTTAAGCTTGCCCACGTGGGCGAGGTGCGCGCGCAGCTGCTGGAGCTGCCCTACGCCGGGAAGGAGCTGAGCCTGCTGGTGCTGCTGCCTGACGATGGCGTGGAGCTCAGCACGGTAAGACCTGGGCTGTGGGAAGAACCCAGGGACACCTTTGCGGGCAGAACTGGAGCGCCACTTCCACCTCATATTTACCTTCCGAGCTGGCGATGCGGCAGACGCACACTGCGCAGGCACTTGGCGTTGGGATCAAACTTTTGTTCAAGGCTGACTTTTCCCAATGTTGTCTGCGTGATCTGCCAAACTACACATCTCAGTCCTCTGTTTTTTCATCGCTagaaggggtggggggcagttaaaatgccttttaaaataaatcaggtAGGAGGAAGCTTATAAAAATCCTGCTAGTTTGACGAATGGCAGACTTTTAACTCTAAAAGCATAAATGACTGCTTAGGGTTATTGCCTCGTAGAGTTATGATGAGGATAAAATGTGGGTAATTCAGGTAACAGGCTTACCACATTGCCTGGCAACTAGTAAACTCTCTACAAATGTGATCCATTATTATAATCATCATTCTTAGCATTATGCTTTTAAAGTCTAGGAACCTGAAATAGAGAATGAGGAAGTCTTAACTTTCACCTAACAAGGCTGGAAGGGGGCATCCAGGGAGGTGTGAAGTCCAGTGCTCAGAGGGAGGGTGGGACCAGAGGCAGCCTCTGAGGGCACATCCAGGTACTCGGCTTCCTTTCAGCATGGATCCCTGGGGTGAGAGAGTCAACCATGGCAAATGGCAGGGAGTGGAACCCCATGACTTAAGAGGTTTGTGCGCGCAGCAGCCATTGGCTCTCCCTCTGCCCACCTTCCTGAAACTATGCTCCAGAAACTATGCAGAAGCTCTCTGGGGCAGATAATCCTCTCGTAACCTCTCTGCTCCAGAAACTATGCAGAACCTCTCTGGGGCAGATAATCCTCTCGTAACCTCTCTGCTCCAGAAACTATGCAGAAGCTCTCTGGGGCAGATAATCCTCTCGTAACCTCTCTGCTCCAGAAACTATGCAGAAGCTCTCTGGGGCAGATAATCCTCTTGTAACCTCTCTGCTCCAGAAACTATGCAGAACCTCTCTGGGGCAGATAATCCTCTCGTAACCTCTCTGCTCCAGAAACTATGCAGAACCTCTCTGGGGCGGATAATGCTCTCGTAACCTCTCTGCTCCAGAAACTATGCAGAATCTCTCTGGGGCGGATAATGCTCTCGTAACCTCTCTGCTCCAGAAACTATGCAGAATCTCTCTGGGGCAGATAATCCTGCCCTTTCGTTTCCAATCCTTTTCTTTACTAGCAATGGTTTGTTGTCTTTAAAAAGACTATGTTTGAAAAAAACATAGTCGCCTGGGCATTGACACTTGTCACAATACAAGATGTCTCCGGAGTTGTTGGATAAGGAGAGGACAGACACAGCCTTCCTGCCTCTGGCTGCTTGGTGTCTCTCCCCCTTGTCAAGGAAGTGGCACATGGGACATAGGACAAGTAAGAGTGCTCACAAGCTTCTGGCAGATGAAGGGGCCACTGATCCTATGTGAACAACACCTACGTGCAAGAGGAGGAAGGGAACTGTGTGAGTGCCTGCGCTTGTAGATGTGCACTGAAGTCTAATTCTGGTCTTTCAGGTGGAAAAAAGTCTCACTTTTGAGAAACTCACAGCCTGGACCAAGCCAGACTGTATGAAGAGTACTGAGGTTGAAGTTCTCCTTCCAAAATTTAAACTGCAAGAGGATTATGACATGGAATCTGTGCTTCGGCATTTGGGAATTGTTGATGCCTTCCAACAGGGCAAGGCTGACTTGTCAGCAATGTCAGCAGAGAGAGACCTGTGTCTGTCCAAGTTCGTGCACAAGAGTTTTGTGGAGGTGAATGAAGAAGGCAGTGAGGCAGCGGCAGCCTCGAGCTGCTTCGTGGTTGCAGAGTGCTGCATAGAGTCTGGCCCCAGGTTCTGTGCTGACCGCCCTTTCCTCTTCTTCATCAGGCACAACAGAGCCAACAGCCTTCTGTTCTGTGGCAGGTTCTCATCTCCATAAAGGGTGCACCTACCATGCACTCGGCCGTTTCcctcttgctgtgtccccagATCCCCACTACAGCTCCAAGAGGATGGGCCTAGAAAGCCACGTGTAAAGATGAGGGCAGATTCCTTACCCATCTGCCTTCATGATTTGCCAGCATGAATTCATGATGCTCCACACTCAGCTCTTCCATACTGACCACTCATTTATGCTACTTAATCAGAATCTTGAGAAAATAGACCATAATGATTCCCTGTTGTATTAAAATTGCAGTCCAAATCCCATAGGATGGCAAGCAAAGCTTCTCTAGAGTTCCACATGCAATTCACTCTGGCGACCCCGTGCTTTCCTGATACCGCAAATACATGCCTTAACCCGCTGCCTCAGTGGTAGTAAATGGTGCTAGATACTGCTACTATTTTATAGATTTCCTGGTGCTTAgccttttaaaaaaggttttaaaatgtacatttatattttatcttttatctttttttttttgacatttaccAATCACCAAGCATGCACCAAACACTGCGTTAGGCACTGGGGACACAAAAGGGGACAGAGCCATGCTCCTTTGACACCTGGTCTTCAGTTCTGTGCCCAACGTATATAGCTTTGACAACGACCAGGTTGGACTGTGTAATGTCTTTCAACTTACCATGTAATCCTCTTGTAGGGATCACATCTTTCTTTATGCTATTGTATTTCTCTACCTTTAAGTCTAACAGTAAAAATTCCATTCAACCCTTAAAGCTCATTTCAAATTCTTCTTTGAGAAGTTTTTCCTTTCTCCGCAACCAGATGTACGTATTTGAACTCTCTTTGTACTTGGAGGGCACTTCTTTCATGGTAGTTCTTTTATTAATCTCTGTATCCTTAGATAGTCCTCCAACAACCAAGGGTTGCGACTCTGTCTTACATATCTGGATGCCCCTCATAGTGCAGTAATAAGTAAGTTGATTATATATGAACTACGtaacttgtttttttaatggTTGGATATcactgagtttatttttttaagaatttttttattgaggtaaaattcacgtaacataaaattaactattttaaagtgaGAAGTTCAGTGCCACATTAACAACGTTGTGTAACCACCACCTTTATTTAAAGTTCCAAAAAAATTTTTCTCCTCTAAAAGGAAACCCCATCCTATTAAGCAGATActctccattccttccttcttccagcctccagcaaccaccaatctgctttctgtgtCTGCACATTTATCTATtcttgatattttatataaattgtatgagaccttttgtgtctgacttctttcacttagtacaagtttttgagatttatttacATAGTGGCATGTATCAAcacttcatttttatggctaaataaaattgtattatgtGTTTATAGCACAATTTATTTGTCcactcattcattgatggactttgggttgtttctgacttttggctattgggaatagtgctgctatgaatgttTGTGTATCTGTATTTGTTTGAATGCCTATTTTgcattctcttgggtatatatctaggagtggaactgctgggtcatatgttaattctgtttagctttttgaggaacagataaactgttttccacagcagttgAACCAttccacattcccaccagcaatgtatgagaattccaatttctctccacatcctcaccaacacttattattttccttctcctttttttttaaaaaaaaaaataagttatggccatcttagtgggtgtgaagtggtatctcattgtgttttttatttgcatttcctatGTAATGGGCTACAAACTAAAGTACAAATTAGATGGGACATCCAGTCGCTTTGATAGATAATGCTGAATAAAAAATGAGATGAAAGACATTTGTTTTTAGAGCAAAagtgtttattaaaaagctttagaggaggaatgaaaagaaagtgaagTACACTTAGAAAAAGGCCAAGTGGACATCTTGGATGTCAAGTGCCAAGTTCAATATCTTTTGAGACagtgcctcactctgtcacccaggctggagtgtgtagtggcatgatctgggctcactgcaacctcctcctggatttaagcaattctcttgcctcagcctcccaagtaactgggactacaggcacccaccaccacacctggctaattttgtatttttcagtagagacggggtttcaccacattggccgtgttggtcttgaactcctggcctcaagcaatccgcctacctcggcctcccaaagtgctaggattacaggcatgagccactgagcccagccctagTTCAGTatcttttatgtaaattataagcCTCTGCAACATGATGTatcatattgagaggtgacagcatgctggcagtcctcacagccctcgctctcggcgcctcctctgcctgggctcccactttggcggcgcttgaggagcccttcagccaccgctgcactgtgggagcccctttccgagctggccaaggcgggagccggctgcctcagcttgcagggaggtgtggagggagaggcgcgagcgggaaccggggctgcacaccgcgcttgcgggccagctggagttccgggtgggcgtgggcttggcgggccctgcactcggagcagccggccggccctgccggccccgggcaatgaggggcttagcacccgggccagtggctgcagagggtgtactgggtcccccagcagtgccagcccactggcgctgtgctcggtttctcaccaggccttagttgccttcccgcggggcagggcccgggacctgcagcccgccgtgcctgagcctcccaccccctccacaggctcctgtgcggcccgagcctccccggcaaagcaccgccccctgctccacagcacccagtcccatcgaccacccaagggctgaggagtgcgagcgcacggcgcgggactggcgggcagctccacctgcagccctggtgcgggatccactgggtgaagccagctgggctcctgagtctggtggagactttatgtctagctcagggattgtaaatacaccaatcagcaccctgtgtctaactcagggtctgtgaatgcaccaattgacactctgtatctagctattctggtggggccttggagaacctttatgtctagctcagggattgtaaatacaccaattggcactctgtatctagctcaaggtttgtaaacacaccaattgGCACCCTGACtgtagctcagggtttgtgaacgcaccaatcaacactccgtatctagctactctggtggggccttagaCAACCTTTGTGTGagactctgtatctagctactctggtggggaggtggagaacctttgtatctagctcagggattgtaaacgcaccaatcagcaccctgtcaaaacagaccactcggctctaccaatcagcaggatgtgggtggggccagataagcgaataaaagcaggctgcggaGCAAGCAGTGGCAATTCGTTCCGGTTTCTTTCCGCAGTGTGAAGTCTTTGTTTCTTAGGTCTTTGCGACAAGTTTTTGCTGCTGCTCAGTTTTGGGTTCTACGGCTGCGTTAAGACCTGTAACACTccctgcgaaggtctgcagcttcactcctgaagctagCAAGACTGTAGAACgcaccaggaggaatgaacaactccaggcGCGCTGCCTTAAGGGGTGTAACGCTCAGTGCCAGGGTGTGTGGCTtctttcttgaagtcagtgagatgaAGAACTCACTGATTCTGGATGTAATATGTGGATACTCATTCCATTTTTAGTTAGTGGTGAAAGTTTTTTTGTGCGTTTACTGGCTGTTGAATTTTCTCATCAATAAATTATCATGCACGCAccttttttgcttcattttcacGTGTCTCTCTATTAAAGACATCCCTcttgttttctctcattcttttatagcttttaaattttttcattaataaacAATGTTTTCCTCTATAATCAAATCTGGATTTCCCTTTGTGAGTTCTGATACCACTTCCATTCTTAGAAGTACTTTTCCATCCATAAACTAGTAAAATAAGTTTTCcgaagttttatttttgtaatgattCAAGTAGTTCATATGGAAtttgattttgtgttttcaggagaaagcataattttattaatttctggatatcatttgtgaatttatttttccctAGTGTTCAttcctgtttttccatttttattcttctaagtgaactttagaataatttgttaatacccaaagtaatttttttaactttgagtTTTTTCGGGAGAAGGATTAGCATGCCATTAAGCACATAAATTACTTGGGTAAATTGATGTATTTACAATGTTTAGTCATTTCattatgtcatattttttatttttttttaatttttaaaaattgagacagggtcttactctgtcacaccaggtggtgtgcagtggcacaatcttggctcactacagcctctgcttcccaggctcaggcgatcctcccacctcagcctcctgagtagctggtacttcaggcacgcaccaccatgccaggctagttttttgtatttttggtggagacagggtttatcacgttgcccaggctggtctcagactcctgagctcaagcgatccgctcaccttggcctcccaaagtgctgggattataggcatgagccactgtgcctggcctagtttgtgattatttaaaattagtttaatCAGATTGCTGTTCTTCTTAATGCACAGTTAATACTACAGAGAGTGGAGAATGAAATTTTCTGTCAAGGTGGTGAAGAAAAGAagtaggaggagaaagaaaaaagcagttaATTAATGAGTTAGTTAATGCAGGTGTTTAGGGGAGAGGCGATGGTTCTGGAGCATGTGATGAGTTGTCTTTGGACAGCAGAGGCAGCGTAAGGGAAGGTCCTGAGttctgggcagggcagggagaaGTATGGCTGCAGGTGAGTGGGGAGAAAAAGGAGCAGTGATTTTGGCTCTAACTTGCCTTACTTTTCCTCCCTGATGTCAGATGGCCTCTGGAAACTGTCAGTTGCATTGCTGTCCCCCTGGCAAGCATAGCCTCCTGCCTCCCTGTCACCCAGCCTTGTCTAGTGGTCCCAATGCCCTGCCTGTGAGTGAAGAAGAGGAGTCTGCCTCCCAGTCACCCCTTCCTCCCCCAAATTCCCTGGGCTGTACAATAGCCAAGAGCTgctcctcctcccccaacccctccaaCATTCTGCTGGCTCCATCTGAGAAGCTGCTTGTTCTCCTCGAGGATGACAAACTATCAAACACTCCTCCCTGTGCTCTGTTTCCAGACCCTCCACCATGAGCACCCTCTCTGAAGCAAATAGCTCCATCCACCATCTTTTAAAGGAGCCATACGAAGAAAACCCTTCATGCAATGTGCTTTTGTCTGTCCCAAGTGTCTCCTCTGCCCTGGCCATGTTCTTCCTGGAAGTGTAAGGAAATGTGGCTGCCCAAATGGCCCAAGCAAGGAGACCTCCACGGCATAAGGAGGAGGAATTGTTTGTAGCCATTAGAGTTGTTTGCCAGAAATTTCTGGATTTCTTCCCTTCCAGCACATGGTAAGTGATAAGGTCTGggtccatgtccccacccaaatctcatcttgaattgtaatccaaactttaatccccacgtgttaggggagggacctcatgggaggtgattgaatcatagggtggttcccccatactgttcttatgattgtaagttctcatgagatgtgaCGGTTTTGtgaggggcttttcccctttttgctctgcacttctctcattctcttcctgctgccatgtgaacaagaatgtgtttgcttccccttcggtcattattgtaagtttcctgaggcttccccagtcatgtgaaactgtgagtcaattaaatctcttttctttataaattacccagcatgAGAACAGGTATGTCTTTTTTAGCAGcataagaatggactaacacagtaggATGGTTCTTTTTGGCTCCCTTTTGGGGCTTTGTGACCAGTTCTGGCCAACAAGTTGTGTGTAGAAGTGACACACACTGAAGTATTTAATGGAAAGTTTGAGATCCTCTAGAATTCTTTTTGTTCCTCTGGCATGACATCAGCAACATACGAGGTGATAGCTACTCTACTTGCTTGGGTACCCAAGTGTCCCTGCCTATTCATGATGGACTTGTAGCCTGAAGCACAAATGACACCTTGTTGTCTGCAACCACTGAGATTTGGCGGATTCTTTGTTACCACAGAGTATCCAGCTTCTCCTGACTGAAACAGATTAGATATTTCCTTCCACAGGTTATGGAGAGACTATCAGCACTCTTGCCAGTGCTGCTGGAataggaaaggaaatgaaaaatgtgttAGGACTTTGCACACCTGTGATAATTTCTTCCATGGCTCATTTTTTTATATAAACTCAAAGGTTTCATTGCCTTGTGGGAAGGCAGTAGGCTTCGAGTGAGCTAatgagctttttttattttttgctttattattattatttttccgaagatggagccttgctctgtcgcacaggctggagtgcagtggcgtgatagctcactgcaacccccgcctcctggattcaagcaattcccccgcctcagcctcccaagtagctgggattaaaggcacgcgccagcatgcctagctaatttttgtatttttagtagagatggggtttcaccatgttggccaggctggtctcgaactcccaacctcgtgatccacctgccttggcctcccaaagtgctgggattataggcgtgagccaccgcacccggccctatgAGCTTTAAAGTCCAGGTACTGCCTCTGATTCACTGTGGAATCTTTCCTAAGCCACGTAACTTCTCAGAGCcttataaaagagagaaaatatcagCTTGGCCTACCACACGAGGTGTTTGTAATCCAGCAAAATACGCATGTGAAAGTGCTTTATAAACTGTAATGTATTTGTCTAGTAGCACGAAAATGTTGGCTGTATCTCTGGAGAATTTTCTAGCTCAAAAAATTTCCAGGATTGCATAAGAGTACATTCAAGGAAATGAATCCAACTTTTACACTGGAAACTCATATTGTAGACAGAGAAAATGTGCCTGACCTGAGAAACAATTCTAACTATGGGCATAATCATACACTGTAGGTGACAACTTCAGGACTCTGAGGACCTTCTGCCTAATTTGAAACTGATGCAGTTTTGAGAGTCCTCTCTTGGATGCCATCTCTGCTGGGATGCTCCTGTGTGCTGTCTTTTGGAATTGGGGACTCTACTTGACAAACTTTCCTTGTCCCATCAACTTCCCTGTCCCTCCTTTCCCTTTGCAAATTCCACCCTGTGTGTCCTGGAATTGTAGGAAGTCAGAGCTGAATGGATACTAGAGGCTATCCAGCCCAGGGGTTCTCAACTTTAGCTACGTTAAAAAAATCGCTGGGGGAAGCTATTAATTCTATTTAGGCcttgatattttctcttttttcagtgTACTCATTGCAGTGTTTGCATTTTTGTCTTGCATGTAGTTGTAACAGTCAAtatgattaaataaatacaaagaaaataattatgtatGCACATGAGGTCAGTTGTCTTTGGCCTCCCAGATACAGTAGTAAGCATGAATGGGACAATTTTAAAGACTGCTcttgtattaaaaaaacaaagaaaaatcctactgagaggtgacaacgtgctagcagccctcactCGCTAGCGAGGACACGGCGTCCACTCTGACCGCGCTTGAGGaacccttcagcccgccgctgcactgtggaagCCCCTCTCTGAGCTGGccaggccagagccggctccctcttcTTGCCGGGAGGCGTGGAGGAAGAGAAGGTGTGGCgagagaggcgcgggcgggaaccggggctgcgcgccaCGCTCACAGGCCAGcatgagttccaggtgggcgcgGGGCTGGGCGGGCTCAGCAGGCCCcgcactcagagcagccagccGGCCGGCGGCGCCGGGCAgtaaggggcttagcacctgtgccagcagctgcggagggcaCGCGGGGTTCCCCAGCACTGCTGGCCCGCCCGCGCCACGCTAGAATTCTCGCTGGGCCTCAGCCAcctccctgcagggcagggctcaggacctacAGCCCCCCatgccccagccccccaccccggTGGTGGGCTCTGGCGCgcgcccgagcctccccgactgGCGCAGCCCACTGCTCCGCAGCGCCTGGTCCCATCAattgcccaagggctgaggagtgcaggtgtGCACCATTGGGAGCAGCTCAGCCAAAGCCGTGGGATCCGCTAGACAAAGCCACCTGGGTTCCtgagtcgggtggggacttggagaacttttatgtctagctaaaggattgtaaatacaccagtcagcactctgtgtctagctcaaagtttgtaaacacaccaatcagcagcctgtgtctagctcaaggtttgtaaacgcaccaatcagtgccctgtgtctagctaatctagtggggacttggagaacttttatgtctagctaaaggattgtaaatgcaccaatcagcactgtgtcAAGCTCTAGCTCAGGATTGTAAAGgcgccaatcagcaccctgtcaaaacgggccaatcagctctctgtaaagtggacctatcagcgctctgtaaaatggac
The window above is part of the Symphalangus syndactylus isolate Jambi chromosome 23, NHGRI_mSymSyn1-v2.1_pri, whole genome shotgun sequence genome. Proteins encoded here:
- the SERPINB9 gene encoding serpin B9; this translates as METLSNASDTFAIRLLKTLCQDNPSRNVFCSPVSISSALAMVLLGAKGNTATQMAQALSLNTEEDIHQGFQSLLTEVNKPGTQYLLRTANRLFGEKTCQFLSTFKESCLQFYHAELKELSFIKAAEESRKHINTWVSKKTEGKIEELLPSSSIDAETRLVLVNAIYFKGKWNEPFDETYTREMPFKINQEEQRPVQMMYQEAPFKLAHVGEVRAQLLELPYAGKELSLLVLLPDDGVELSTVEKSLTFEKLTAWTKPDCMKSTEVEVLLPKFKLQEDYDMESVLRHLGIVDAFQQGKADLSAMSAERDLCLSKFVHKSFVEVNEEGSEAAAASSCFVVAECCIESGPRFCADRPFLFFIRHNRANSLLFCGRFSSP